The following coding sequences lie in one Miscanthus floridulus cultivar M001 chromosome 9, ASM1932011v1, whole genome shotgun sequence genomic window:
- the LOC136480845 gene encoding 4-diphosphocytidyl-2-C-methyl-D-erythritol kinase, chloroplastic-like — protein sequence YALNLYRQKTGTNNFFWIHLDKKVPTGASLGGGSSNAATALWAANQFAGCIASEKDLQEWSGEIGSDIPFVFSRGAAYCTGRGEVLIVQDIPNPLPENLPMVLIKPPEACSTAEVYTRFKLEQTSQADPLTLLEEITQNGISQDVCVNDLEPPAFEVLPSLKRLKKRIIAASRDDYSAVFMSGR from the exons TATGCACTCAACCTTTACCGACAAAAAACTGGGACTAATAACTTTTTTTGG ATACATCTTGATAAGAAGGTCCCAACTGGTGCTAGTCTCGGTGGTGGAAGCAGTAATGCTGCAACTGCACTATGGGCTGCTAACCAGTTTGCTGGCTGTATAGCTTCAGAGAAGGATCTTCAAGAGTGGTCTGGTGAGATTGGATCAGATATCCCCTTTGTCTTTTCACGAGGAGCAGCATATTGTACTGGTAGAGGAGAGGTAT TGATTGTCCAAGATATCCCAAATCCCTTGCCGGAAAATTTACCAATGGTTCTTATAAAGCCCCCTGAAGCATGCTCAACTGCTGAAGTTTACACG CGATTCAAGTTGGAACAAACAAGTCAAGCTGATCCCTTGACCTTGCTCGAGGAAATAACTCAAAATGGGATATCACAAGATGTTTGTGTTAATGACCTAG agCCTCCAGCTTTTGAGGTGTTGCCTTCACTTAAGAGGTTGAAGAAACGAATTATTGCAGCTAGCCGGGATGATTATAGTGCTGTTTTTATGTCAGGAAGGTAA